A region of the Candidatus Kryptonium sp. genome:
ATAATCGTTAGAACGAGATATGTTACGGAAATTGAAGAGTTAAAAAAGCTCGGAGCGAATGAGGTTATACCTGAGGAATTTGAGACATCAATAGAGATAATATCAAGGGTCTTGAACTATTTCAACCTGCCGATGAACTTGGTAAAGGAATACGCAAGTCAGTTAAGAAAAGATACCTATAAAGCGTTAAGAGGGCTTGAGGTTAAGATTGATAAACTAGTTAACAGCTCTGAACTTTTGAGGCAGATTGACATTACGACTTTTATCGTCGGACCGAACTCAAGAGCGAAGGGTAGATCTATTTCAGAGCTGAATTTGAAAAACCAAACTGGTGTATTAATAATTGCGGTTCAACGCGGCGATGAAATTATTACGAATCCATCCTCCGATTTTGTTTTTGAAGTTGGAGACATAATGTTTGTAATCGGAAATTGGAATGAAATTGAAAGAGCAATTGAGTTTCTTGAGGGTGAACAAATTTGATTTTGAAGATGTCAAAAGCGGAAAGAAAAATTTATGTCGTTGTTCTTTTTATTGTTGTCTTGTTCAATTTTTTGGTCGTGAGCCCGGTAATTTTTGAAAATGTCGGACTCGGTGGATTTTCAGGGCTTGCCTATCGTTTTTTCAGTCCTATATGTCATCAGAATGAATTTGGAAGTTTTCATATAAATGGGATCAAGCTCGCTGCTTGCTCAAGGTGTAGCTTAATTTATCTTGGTGCATTAGTTGGAGTTTTAATTTTCCCGTTCTTAAAGCGAAAGGATCTTTTGGAAAGAAGTAATTTTTTGCTTGTCCTTGCTTTGATGCCATCTGCGATTGAATTTTCGCTTGAAAAATTCCTTGATGTTAATTTCGGGAGTGTCAAAGTTTTGGTCTCGCTTTGGCTTGGAGGAGTTGCTGGAGCGGTGTTAACATCACAATTTGTTGATATGTTTTCAAGCCGAAAATCGTAGGATGGATGTTTTAAGAAAGCATTCAATGAATATAACTCGGGGGGATAGTCTTAAACGAGTTTTTGGCGCTAAAAATTGGACAATTTTTGAATGGATTTTTTATCGTTTGACATTTGCACTTATCTTAATTATCTTTAAGTTAGAAAAAACTTTCAACGCATATGGACGCAAAAGTAATTCGTCGGCTTGAGGAGATCGTCGGAAAAGAAAAAGTTCTAACTTCAATAGAAAATAGAATAGCTTACTCATACGACGCAACGCCTGCACTTGCAGGTTTGCCGGACGCGATCGTGATTCCAGAAACTCCAGAGCATGTTTCTCAGATTTTGAAACTTGCGAACGAAGAAAAATTCATCGTTGTGCCGCGGGGTTCTGGCACTGGTTTAAGCGGTGGCTCTGTCCCTTCGTCAAATTCAATTGTCTTGTTGATGAATAGATGGAGAAAAATTCTTGAAATTGATAAGGAGAATTTAACTGCGCTTGTTGAACCAGGAGTGATAACTGCGCAACTTCACCAAGAGGTTGAAAAATATGGCTTATTTTATCCGCCTGATCCTGGGAGTATGACTATTTCCACAATTGGTGGAAATGTTGCTGAAAACGCTGGTGGATTGAGAGGTTTAAAATACGGTGTTACGAAAAATTATGTTCTTGGGCTTGAGGTCGTTCTCCCAACAGGTGAGATAATAAATATCGGCGGGAAAAATGTTAAAGATGTCGCTGGTTATAATTTGAAAGATGTTTTGATTGGATCAGAGGGAACGCTTGGGGTTTTCACAAAGATTTTGTTGAAGCTTATACCGAAACCGCAATCTTCAAGGACATTGCTTGCATTTTTTAATTCAATAAAAGAAGCTGGAAAAACCGTTGCAGATATAATTGCAAGTCATATCACACCAGCAACTCTTGAGTTTCTTGATAACACGACAATAAGATGTGTTGAGGATTATGCTCGTCTTGGTTTGCCGACGAATGCTGGTGCCTTGCTGTTAATTGAGGTTGATGGTCATCCAGCTCAAGTTGAGGAAGAATCAGAGAAGATAGAGAAGATCTGTGTTAAGAACGGAGCAACTGATTATAAAATAGCAAAATCTGAAAATGAAGCTTTGAAGCTTAAAACCGCAAGGCGATCCGCTTTTGCTGCGCTTGCCCGTGTTAAACCTACAACGATACTTGAAGACGCAACTGTTCCAAGAAGCTTCGTTCCAGAGATGGTTGAGAAAATTCAAGAAATAGCAAATAAACATCAAATCATCATTGGAAATTTCGGTCATGCTGGCGATGGAAATCTACATCCGACAGCGCTAACCGATGAAAGGGATAAAGAAGAAATGAAGAAAGTTGAAATGGCGTTTGAAGAAATTTTTGATTACGCGATCAAACTTGGTGGAACTATCACAGGTGAGCATGGCGTTGGGCTTGCGAAGAAGAAATTTCTTGAAAAACAATTTGCCGAGCCAGCGATTGAGTTTATGAGGAACATTAAACGAGTTCTTGATCCAAATGGAATATTAAATACAGGTAAAATTTTTGAACTCAAACCACGATGTGAGGGACGCCTTCCGTCATCAAGGGAACAGATTGAAAAATATGCCAATTTATGGACTTAACAAAAAGATGGTATTTAAATGAAAGATTTAAAAATTCCATCGGATCTCATTGTTCAATGTATGCACTGTGGGATGTGTTTGCCTGTTTGTCCGACTTACAATTTGAACTTTCTTGAGAAATCTTCACCAAGAGGAAGAATACGACTTATCAAAGAAGTAGAGGACGGAGCTTTGCCAATTACCGACGATTTTATAGACGAGATGTATTTTTGTCTTGATTGCCAAGCTTGTCAAACAGTTTGTCCAGCAGGCGTTAAGTATGGCAAACTTGTTGAAAGCGCGAGAATAAAAATTTTTG
Encoded here:
- a CDS encoding DUF2085 domain-containing protein, coding for MSKAERKIYVVVLFIVVLFNFLVVSPVIFENVGLGGFSGLAYRFFSPICHQNEFGSFHINGIKLAACSRCSLIYLGALVGVLIFPFLKRKDLLERSNFLLVLALMPSAIEFSLEKFLDVNFGSVKVLVSLWLGGVAGAVLTSQFVDMFSSRKS
- the glcD gene encoding glycolate oxidase subunit GlcD, which translates into the protein MDAKVIRRLEEIVGKEKVLTSIENRIAYSYDATPALAGLPDAIVIPETPEHVSQILKLANEEKFIVVPRGSGTGLSGGSVPSSNSIVLLMNRWRKILEIDKENLTALVEPGVITAQLHQEVEKYGLFYPPDPGSMTISTIGGNVAENAGGLRGLKYGVTKNYVLGLEVVLPTGEIINIGGKNVKDVAGYNLKDVLIGSEGTLGVFTKILLKLIPKPQSSRTLLAFFNSIKEAGKTVADIIASHITPATLEFLDNTTIRCVEDYARLGLPTNAGALLLIEVDGHPAQVEEESEKIEKICVKNGATDYKIAKSENEALKLKTARRSAFAALARVKPTTILEDATVPRSFVPEMVEKIQEIANKHQIIIGNFGHAGDGNLHPTALTDERDKEEMKKVEMAFEEIFDYAIKLGGTITGEHGVGLAKKKFLEKQFAEPAIEFMRNIKRVLDPNGILNTGKIFELKPRCEGRLPSSREQIEKYANLWT